The Flavobacterium marginilacus genome window below encodes:
- a CDS encoding protein-disulfide reductase DsbD family protein, translating into MNKVIFSVIFLLLFTIFVDAQVYNPVKWKTDVVKISDSEFELQAKAVIESGWHLYSQNVLDGGPIPTHFTFPKSFDFQLIGSVKEGNGKTINDPVFKMLIKFFEKETVFKQRIKVTRTKPFAIKTEVGFMVCNDENCLPPSDEEIVFNVDPKAVTAVKAEEKILKEIFSADSSTAVKTNETVAVKAVAAEIPELKKEVKKPLKNNNSKSFLGIFIIAFLSGFAALLTPCVFPMIPMTVSYFTKQSKTKAAGVKNALIYGFSIVIIYVLLGSIVTAVFGADSLNALSTNVWFNLIFFILLVVFACSFLGAFQIILPNSLANKVDSQADKGGLIGIFFMALALAIVSFSCTGPIVGTLLVEAASKGGIAPIVGMLGFSIAIALPFSLFAAFPGWLNALPKSGGWLNTVKVVLGFLELALAFKFLSNADLVLQLHWLEREVFLAIWIAVFGVLAFYLFGKITLPHDSPQNHISVGRLTLGLLVLSFTIYLIPGLFGAPLKLISGFPPPKHYSESPDGFGANNSNEVNTLLPEGAEFGPQNIITFHDYKKGMEFAKKAGKPVLLDFTGYACVNCRKMEELVWSDSKVLNVLKNELVLISLYVDDKKELPADEQYISQTTGKKIKTIGNKWSDLQIKTYKANAQPFYVLVNHSGESLNEPSAYNADINNYLFWLQDGISNFN; encoded by the coding sequence ATGAACAAAGTTATATTTTCAGTAATTTTTTTATTGCTGTTTACAATATTCGTAGATGCTCAGGTTTATAATCCAGTGAAATGGAAAACCGATGTTGTAAAGATTTCTGACAGTGAATTTGAACTGCAGGCCAAAGCGGTGATCGAAAGCGGCTGGCATTTATACAGCCAGAATGTTTTGGACGGCGGGCCGATACCAACGCATTTTACTTTTCCAAAAAGTTTCGATTTTCAATTAATCGGGTCAGTAAAAGAAGGAAATGGCAAGACAATTAATGATCCTGTTTTTAAAATGCTGATTAAGTTTTTTGAAAAAGAAACGGTGTTTAAACAGCGTATTAAAGTAACCAGAACAAAACCGTTTGCAATTAAAACCGAAGTCGGATTTATGGTCTGCAACGATGAAAACTGTCTGCCTCCCAGTGATGAAGAAATTGTGTTTAATGTAGATCCGAAAGCGGTAACTGCAGTTAAAGCTGAAGAGAAAATTCTCAAGGAGATTTTTTCTGCTGATTCTTCAACAGCTGTAAAAACTAATGAAACTGTTGCGGTTAAAGCTGTGGCTGCAGAGATTCCAGAATTAAAAAAGGAAGTGAAAAAGCCTCTTAAAAACAACAATTCAAAAAGTTTTTTAGGCATTTTTATTATCGCTTTTTTATCGGGATTTGCAGCTTTATTGACGCCCTGCGTTTTTCCGATGATCCCAATGACGGTGAGCTATTTTACCAAACAGAGTAAAACCAAAGCTGCAGGAGTGAAAAATGCGCTGATTTACGGTTTTTCTATCGTAATTATCTATGTTTTACTGGGGTCTATTGTAACCGCGGTTTTTGGTGCAGATTCTTTGAATGCGCTTTCAACAAATGTTTGGTTCAACTTGATTTTCTTTATTTTATTGGTAGTTTTTGCGTGTTCGTTTTTAGGAGCTTTTCAAATTATACTGCCAAATTCCTTAGCTAATAAAGTAGACTCGCAGGCAGACAAAGGAGGGCTCATAGGGATTTTCTTTATGGCATTAGCATTGGCAATCGTATCATTTTCCTGCACTGGACCAATCGTAGGAACACTGCTGGTTGAAGCGGCTTCCAAAGGAGGAATAGCGCCTATTGTCGGGATGTTAGGATTTTCGATCGCTATTGCACTGCCTTTTTCATTATTTGCAGCTTTTCCGGGCTGGTTAAATGCGCTGCCAAAATCCGGCGGATGGCTCAATACCGTAAAAGTTGTTTTGGGATTTTTAGAATTGGCTTTGGCTTTTAAGTTTTTATCAAATGCCGATTTGGTTTTGCAGCTGCATTGGTTAGAACGGGAGGTTTTCTTAGCCATCTGGATTGCTGTTTTTGGAGTTTTAGCTTTTTATCTGTTCGGAAAAATTACATTGCCGCACGATTCTCCCCAAAATCATATTTCGGTAGGAAGATTGACTCTTGGATTGCTTGTTTTGAGTTTTACGATTTATCTGATTCCCGGACTTTTTGGAGCACCTCTTAAATTAATCAGCGGTTTCCCTCCGCCAAAGCATTACAGCGAATCGCCTGACGGTTTTGGTGCTAATAATTCAAACGAAGTGAATACTCTTTTGCCGGAAGGCGCAGAATTTGGTCCGCAGAATATTATCACTTTTCATGATTATAAAAAAGGAATGGAATTTGCCAAAAAAGCAGGAAAACCTGTTCTATTAGATTTTACTGGATATGCCTGCGTGAACTGCAGAAAAATGGAAGAATTAGTCTGGTCTGATTCAAAAGTTTTAAATGTATTGAAAAATGAGCTGGTTTTGATTTCATTGTATGTTGATGATAAAAAGGAACTGCCAGCAGATGAACAATACATTTCTCAGACAACTGGAAAAAAAATCAAAACTATCGGCAATAAATGGAGCGATTTACAGATTAAAACTTATAAAGCAAATGCACAGCCATTTTATGTTTTAGTAAATCATTCGGGAGAATCTTTAAATGAACCTTCGGCTTATAATGCTGATATAAATAACTATCTGTTTTGGCTTCAGGATGGGATTTCTAATTTCAACTGA
- a CDS encoding retropepsin-like aspartic protease — protein sequence MKKIMILALLFFIGSINGQKKSTVQVIKAFEESFQKKDYSSIKNLLAPEFTVGAGDSSSNEFYLNGIFNAFPVLDSIQIGKSAVIKNEIFTQADFCFNGKEKKPSQIVFNRENKILYVTFFDALYKVDRNAEVKKAASIPFEIIENGIAIKIKLNKSDREFLMLFDTGADGMALNPDSAYKAGVVVTKKKSASVVGGSQQVQYSADNTIYIGDQVLKNQGLVIFPKSGVYDGLFGANLLRNYITKVNFDTKTIDLYNFGNYKYDGKAKPLLFDYKTGLPIVKLSLTFADKKTVEGNFTFDTGASYDLIAFGPFNHKNNLEASLKTEYTSTNHSLGLQTGILGGSIPNVAINGNNFKDVTIALQEYQESNKNWANFADGSLGIDLIKRFNFTIDLLHKTVYLEPNKNFKKASSFYFGGLDLDFDENQNLIVKRIIDQQNEDLKKVKTGAKVTQINDFEAKDLLKPENLKKLKESKESKDFIIEQDNQSMRISI from the coding sequence ATGAAAAAAATAATGATTTTGGCACTGCTGTTTTTTATCGGTTCAATCAATGGACAGAAAAAAAGTACTGTGCAGGTAATCAAAGCTTTTGAAGAATCTTTTCAAAAGAAAGATTACAGCAGTATAAAAAATCTTTTAGCGCCAGAATTTACTGTTGGAGCTGGGGATTCGTCTTCAAATGAATTTTATCTGAACGGAATTTTCAATGCTTTTCCAGTTTTGGATTCTATTCAGATTGGTAAATCTGCAGTAATTAAAAATGAAATTTTCACTCAGGCAGATTTTTGTTTTAATGGAAAAGAAAAAAAGCCGTCACAGATTGTTTTCAATAGAGAAAATAAAATTCTATACGTGACTTTTTTTGATGCATTATACAAAGTAGACCGAAATGCCGAAGTGAAAAAAGCAGCCAGTATTCCGTTTGAAATTATCGAAAACGGAATCGCCATTAAAATAAAATTAAATAAATCAGACCGTGAGTTTTTAATGCTTTTTGATACCGGTGCAGATGGAATGGCTTTGAATCCTGACAGCGCTTACAAAGCCGGAGTTGTAGTTACCAAAAAGAAATCGGCATCTGTTGTCGGTGGAAGCCAGCAGGTACAGTATTCGGCAGATAATACCATTTATATTGGCGATCAGGTTTTAAAAAATCAAGGGTTGGTTATTTTTCCAAAAAGCGGTGTTTATGATGGTTTGTTTGGAGCCAATTTGTTACGCAATTACATCACAAAAGTAAATTTTGATACCAAAACAATAGATCTCTATAATTTTGGAAATTACAAGTATGACGGAAAAGCAAAACCGCTTCTTTTTGACTATAAAACAGGTTTGCCAATTGTAAAATTGAGTTTGACTTTTGCAGATAAAAAAACAGTCGAAGGTAATTTTACTTTCGATACCGGTGCCAGTTATGATTTGATTGCTTTTGGACCTTTTAATCATAAAAATAATCTGGAAGCAAGTTTAAAAACCGAGTATACGTCTACTAATCATAGTTTAGGACTGCAGACTGGAATTTTAGGCGGTAGTATTCCAAATGTGGCAATCAATGGCAATAATTTCAAAGATGTTACAATCGCCTTGCAGGAGTATCAGGAAAGCAATAAAAATTGGGCAAATTTTGCAGATGGCTCGTTAGGAATTGATTTGATAAAGCGCTTCAATTTTACGATTGATCTTCTGCACAAAACAGTCTATTTAGAACCCAATAAAAATTTCAAAAAAGCATCATCTTTCTATTTTGGCGGACTTGATCTGGATTTTGACGAAAACCAAAATCTTATCGTAAAGCGGATTATAGACCAGCAGAACGAAGATTTGAAGAAAGTAAAAACAGGCGCCAAAGTGACTCAGATCAATGATTTTGAAGCTAAAGATTTACTCAAACCGGAAAATCTTAAAAAACTGAAAGAGTCTAAAGAAAGTAAAGATTTCATTATAGAACAGGACAATCAGTCCATGCGGATTTCAATTTAA
- a CDS encoding DUF5686 family protein, whose protein sequence is MKHCVLLFFFFTLSLKAQFQVNGIVKDAASQKGLPFASIVSNEGSSSISDVDGKFSISSKNKISSLTVSYVGYQKKTITVTDGQLFYKILLQQKTDYLNEVRISNINPALAIIKKAIQNKTQNNPQERLKSYEYKSYNKLIVTANPDSINGSIDSVFVTNSFETYLKELDSTDYKFKQLIKKQHLFQTEKVSKFQFDGKRLKETILGTKMAGFKQPVYEILTFNLQSYSIYDPKYELFETKYNSPIADNALNDYNYKLLDTVAVNGRNTYMIHFKNKKKTKAAGLEGILYIDEINYAVAKAIIRIKGILDISSVHEFEFIPEKYLWFPTITTFKIVKGTNDDDIKILGGTIQFDGDIEEDLTPRKRSETDYIYLLSKTTNFDIQYTTPVAIKKPIVQVEIKDNAINKPESFWTEFRKDSLDSRSEKTYLSLDSISIKKRIERKLNFGRKILTGYLPFSFWDFDLRKILSYNNYEGLRLGFGGTTNDFLSKKYRLEGYAAYGLRDHNFKYNAGVSARVDKFSNTWIGASYTDDLRDIASTDYAVDKKAFKIYDPRTINFNTFYRYERWRIALESRIIPKTESVLALANTFVTPQFDYTYILNGTSYHSYTMTTATLSLRWNPRSDYMQTPSGRIEAEKRFPKFTLQLTQSIPEVLKNDFSFTKIDFKADYQIKYLNGQRTSLLLEAGCGFGDIPLPQLYSNSPNNLNQETIFKRITFAGKNSFETMYFNEFFSSEFMSFQFKHGFSRIFLFKKIKPSIDFVSRMAWGNIKNKENHAGLNFKTLNKGFFESGLELNQIFNGLGLGGYYRYGPNHLSEVKDNIAVKLTFILDLGI, encoded by the coding sequence ATGAAGCACTGTGTTTTATTGTTCTTCTTTTTTACGCTTTCGCTAAAGGCACAATTTCAGGTAAACGGAATTGTAAAAGATGCTGCAAGCCAAAAAGGACTTCCCTTTGCCTCTATTGTTTCAAATGAAGGTTCGAGCAGTATATCGGATGTTGACGGAAAATTTAGTATATCTTCCAAAAACAAAATTTCGTCTCTTACCGTTTCTTATGTAGGATATCAGAAAAAAACAATTACCGTTACCGACGGCCAATTGTTTTACAAAATATTGTTACAGCAAAAAACAGACTACCTCAATGAAGTCCGAATTTCAAATATCAATCCAGCATTGGCCATTATAAAAAAAGCCATTCAGAATAAAACGCAGAACAATCCTCAAGAAAGGCTGAAAAGCTATGAATACAAATCCTATAACAAACTTATAGTTACAGCCAATCCAGACTCCATCAACGGATCAATAGACTCTGTTTTTGTAACCAATTCATTTGAAACTTATCTAAAAGAACTGGATTCTACCGATTATAAATTCAAACAGCTTATCAAAAAACAGCATTTGTTTCAAACAGAGAAAGTATCAAAATTTCAATTTGACGGTAAAAGACTAAAAGAGACCATTCTGGGTACAAAAATGGCAGGATTCAAACAGCCTGTTTACGAAATCCTAACATTTAATCTTCAGTCTTACTCCATATACGATCCAAAATATGAGCTTTTTGAAACCAAATACAACAGCCCAATAGCAGATAATGCATTAAACGACTACAACTACAAACTGCTGGATACAGTGGCCGTAAACGGCCGAAATACTTACATGATTCATTTCAAAAACAAAAAAAAGACAAAAGCTGCTGGTCTGGAAGGAATCCTGTATATCGATGAGATAAATTATGCCGTCGCAAAAGCAATTATCCGCATCAAAGGCATATTAGACATTAGCAGCGTGCATGAATTTGAATTTATCCCAGAGAAATATTTATGGTTTCCTACCATAACAACGTTTAAAATAGTAAAAGGAACTAATGATGACGACATCAAAATTCTGGGTGGCACTATTCAGTTCGACGGTGATATTGAAGAAGACCTTACGCCCAGAAAAAGAAGTGAAACCGATTATATTTACCTGCTTTCCAAAACAACCAATTTCGACATTCAGTACACAACGCCTGTAGCGATTAAAAAACCCATAGTTCAGGTCGAAATTAAGGATAATGCAATAAATAAGCCTGAAAGCTTTTGGACTGAATTCCGAAAAGACAGTCTGGACAGCCGAAGCGAAAAAACCTATTTATCGCTGGACAGCATTTCGATAAAAAAAAGAATTGAAAGAAAACTGAATTTTGGCCGAAAAATACTTACAGGTTACCTTCCTTTCAGCTTTTGGGATTTCGATCTGCGAAAAATACTAAGCTACAATAATTATGAAGGACTGAGGCTGGGCTTTGGCGGTACAACCAATGATTTTTTATCCAAAAAATACCGTTTGGAAGGATATGCTGCTTACGGACTTCGGGATCATAACTTCAAATACAATGCAGGAGTCAGTGCCAGAGTGGATAAATTCTCGAATACCTGGATCGGAGCAAGCTATACCGATGATCTTCGGGACATCGCAAGCACTGATTATGCCGTTGATAAAAAAGCATTCAAAATTTATGACCCGCGCACGATAAACTTCAACACTTTTTACAGATATGAACGCTGGAGAATTGCTTTGGAAAGCCGGATTATCCCAAAAACAGAAAGTGTTCTGGCACTGGCCAATACTTTTGTAACGCCGCAATTTGATTACACGTACATCCTCAACGGCACTTCCTACCATAGTTACACGATGACTACGGCAACGCTTTCTTTGAGATGGAACCCAAGAAGCGATTATATGCAGACTCCAAGCGGGCGGATTGAGGCTGAAAAAAGGTTTCCAAAATTTACATTGCAGCTGACGCAGTCCATACCAGAGGTACTTAAGAATGATTTTAGTTTTACCAAAATTGATTTTAAGGCCGATTATCAAATCAAATATTTAAATGGCCAGAGAACCTCTTTACTGCTTGAAGCCGGCTGTGGCTTTGGCGATATACCGCTTCCACAGCTGTACAGCAACTCACCAAACAATCTCAACCAGGAAACCATTTTTAAGAGAATTACTTTTGCGGGCAAAAACAGTTTTGAAACCATGTATTTCAACGAATTTTTCTCCAGTGAATTTATGTCCTTTCAATTCAAGCATGGTTTCAGCAGAATATTTCTTTTCAAAAAAATAAAACCTTCCATAGATTTTGTAAGCCGAATGGCTTGGGGTAATATAAAAAACAAAGAAAACCATGCTGGCCTCAACTTTAAAACTCTGAATAAAGGCTTTTTCGAATCAGGACTGGAACTTAATCAGATCTTCAACGGATTGGGTCTTGGAGGTTATTACCGTTATGGACCAAATCATCTAAGCGAGGTAAAAGACAATATCGCAGTAAAACTGACTTTTATTCTTGATTTAGGGATTTAA
- the frr gene encoding ribosome recycling factor codes for MTEEIEFILDSTEESMNGSLEHLEKAFLNIRAGKASPAMLGSVFVDYYGSASPLSQVSKISVPDARTITLQPFEKNMLHPIEKAIMIANLGFNPMNNGDVIIISVPPLTEDRRRELAKQAKSESEDAKIGVRNARKDANTDIKKLEKEGTSEDICKSAEEQVQNLTNSFIKKIDELLAVKEAEIMKV; via the coding sequence ATGACTGAAGAAATTGAATTTATATTAGACAGCACCGAAGAATCGATGAATGGCTCTCTTGAACATTTAGAGAAAGCTTTTTTAAATATTCGCGCAGGTAAAGCATCGCCTGCAATGCTGGGAAGTGTTTTTGTAGATTATTATGGATCTGCATCGCCTTTGTCTCAAGTGTCAAAAATCAGCGTTCCTGATGCCAGAACAATCACTTTGCAGCCTTTTGAAAAAAACATGCTGCATCCGATAGAGAAAGCGATTATGATTGCCAATTTAGGTTTTAACCCGATGAACAACGGTGACGTAATCATTATCAGTGTTCCTCCTTTAACAGAAGACAGAAGACGCGAACTTGCCAAACAAGCTAAATCAGAGTCAGAAGATGCTAAAATTGGTGTTAGAAACGCTCGAAAAGATGCCAATACCGATATCAAAAAATTAGAGAAAGAAGGAACTTCAGAAGATATCTGCAAAAGTGCCGAAGAACAAGTTCAAAACTTAACCAATTCTTTTATTAAAAAAATTGACGAACTTCTAGCAGTGAAAGAAGCCGAAATAATGAAAGTATAA
- a CDS encoding TlpA family protein disulfide reductase translates to MKKHILYFILAFTTVQMSFAANLSEYAVIKGIITIPESKIKEVTLYNAEEGKPAVTATAKINSQGEFGFMIPVAASGFYYVDYGQFKSRNQLIRLYLEPKLDITLSISKDSYVLGGNNIGQNALVQKANEIYNEFAPFARLGGNETYVEFYPWLGGGVAKAETFTKGINTSNAAFNKLLKLAVETDVEELTYTFFRMPRTVFPDKDDRPAIIKQWQVDKKFTNPDLLKLANGVSLMSNYYFYVSMNGASAPRRLDLAEAITHITEPALIDVYLRDAVATSRMKIEEYEKVAPAIKPYLISDASKAFILDYEKVLHKNVGQKGLDFTYKDINDKPVSFSDFKGKFVYIDLWATWCGPCKAEIPHMKRIEEDYHGKNIVFVSLSLDKPKDAQKWKDFVTKEQLKGIQLMADKDFSSDVAKNYDVNAIPRFLLFDMKGNIINADALRPSNPELRAQLDKLLKS, encoded by the coding sequence ATGAAAAAACACATTTTGTATTTCATTTTGGCCTTTACTACGGTTCAAATGAGTTTTGCTGCAAATCTTTCTGAATATGCAGTGATTAAAGGAATAATTACGATTCCCGAATCTAAGATAAAAGAAGTAACGCTTTATAATGCTGAAGAAGGAAAACCAGCGGTTACTGCGACTGCCAAAATAAATTCTCAGGGAGAATTTGGTTTTATGATACCAGTTGCAGCATCTGGATTTTATTATGTTGATTATGGACAGTTTAAAAGCAGAAATCAATTGATCCGTCTGTATTTGGAACCAAAATTAGACATTACGCTTTCAATCAGTAAAGACAGTTATGTTTTAGGTGGTAATAATATCGGTCAGAATGCTCTGGTTCAGAAAGCAAACGAAATTTACAATGAATTTGCACCTTTTGCGAGACTAGGAGGTAATGAAACGTATGTAGAATTTTATCCTTGGCTTGGCGGCGGGGTGGCAAAAGCAGAGACTTTTACTAAAGGCATTAATACAAGTAATGCAGCATTTAATAAGCTTTTGAAATTGGCTGTAGAAACCGATGTTGAAGAATTGACTTATACTTTTTTTAGAATGCCCAGAACTGTATTTCCAGATAAAGATGACCGTCCTGCAATAATTAAACAATGGCAAGTAGACAAAAAATTTACGAACCCTGACCTTTTAAAACTGGCCAACGGAGTTTCGTTAATGTCAAATTATTACTTCTATGTGAGCATGAACGGAGCGTCGGCCCCTAGACGTTTAGATTTAGCCGAAGCCATCACGCATATCACTGAACCAGCCTTAATTGATGTGTATCTTCGTGATGCCGTTGCAACATCAAGAATGAAAATAGAAGAATACGAAAAAGTGGCTCCCGCTATTAAACCTTATTTAATTTCTGATGCCAGTAAAGCATTTATATTGGATTATGAAAAAGTATTGCATAAAAATGTAGGTCAGAAAGGATTAGACTTTACGTATAAAGATATTAATGACAAACCAGTTTCATTCTCAGATTTTAAAGGAAAATTTGTTTACATCGATTTATGGGCAACTTGGTGCGGACCCTGCAAAGCCGAAATTCCTCATATGAAGAGAATCGAAGAAGATTACCACGGAAAAAATATTGTGTTCGTAAGTCTATCGCTTGATAAACCAAAAGACGCTCAAAAATGGAAAGATTTCGTTACAAAAGAGCAATTAAAAGGCATTCAGTTAATGGCTGATAAAGATTTCAGTTCTGATGTAGCCAAAAACTATGATGTAAATGCAATTCCGAGATTCTTATTGTTTGATATGAAAGGGAATATCATTAATGCTGATGCTCTGCGTCCTTCAAATCCTGAATTGAGAGCGCAGCTGGACAAATTGTTAAAGTCATAA
- a CDS encoding M16 family metallopeptidase codes for MLKKHKSGFAFLFAVGNVFFSNAQNFKASDPIAVNQKVTKGVLPNGMTYYIYPTAVNKNTASYYIIQNVGSILENDQQKGLAHFLEHMAFNGTKHFEGKGILNTLQKQGAIFGKNINAYTSTDETVYNLDNIPSKDGSVVDTCLLVLHDWSNFLSLTNEEIDAERGVITEEWRTRQDAGQRIYNQLSPAYYNNCLYAQRAPIGDMNIVKNFDYQVLKDFYKDWYRPDLQAIAIVGDINAVEIEEKIKKLFADIPAPQNPKKRFEIAIPENETSVFKLALDKEISNSGITYMIRHTAEKSETTYADLEKSTQRSIAFSILNNRLDEMAQKQECPFKSAQIGYQNYSRLNDIFYVSISPKPNMQAIAFTAVMNEWIRVSKFGFSKGEIERAVAENISGYENYLEKQNEISHKSVIGMVKNDYLKHEIIGDPKAEFEMVKVILSNLDTKILQEQINQLYTAKNRVVAVTGVENENNLNQELAFDIINKAENDSTLQPYVDSFVGKSLMGDVVLKAGKIVSEQKTASIDATTYVLSNGVKVHYRFADKNKKDVKLKAESFGGISLYDPKDMPSVSRATSLAMMSGLGSLSNTDLEKVLKGKIAGASVEIDNFTETVSGSANVKDIETMMQLVHLRFAKPRFDADMFALLKQRMQNSLKNKEKDIRSRMGDSLTLSIYGKNNPKIRLIDQKFVDDLSFDKMKSVYFDRFADVANFEFYIVGDVTPEVLKPLLEKYIASISGIKRSEKFKDNTVDWVSNKIDKDVFIKMETPKSSVRIKFLEDYTYSQKNRITASFLGDILTLRYTESLREKEGGTYGAQVSAGLGKLPKPNASLSVSFDCDANKVEQLLPIVYQEIEKIKKGNILSEDLEKTRTNYIKARADSKDFNAFSMDLIYNYFHNDYNMDDPKNYLDIVKSMSDKDIQDFANSFLKKAKSYEVVFKPLL; via the coding sequence ATGCTTAAAAAACATAAATCAGGTTTTGCTTTTTTATTCGCAGTTGGAAATGTTTTCTTTTCAAATGCACAAAATTTCAAAGCAAGTGACCCAATCGCGGTCAATCAGAAAGTTACCAAAGGTGTTCTGCCCAACGGCATGACATATTATATTTATCCAACTGCTGTAAATAAAAATACAGCCAGTTATTATATCATTCAGAATGTAGGTTCAATTCTGGAAAATGATCAGCAGAAAGGACTGGCGCATTTTCTGGAGCACATGGCTTTTAACGGGACCAAGCATTTTGAAGGAAAAGGCATTTTGAATACGCTTCAAAAACAGGGAGCTATTTTCGGAAAAAATATCAATGCTTATACCAGTACAGATGAAACCGTTTACAACTTAGATAACATTCCGTCCAAAGATGGCAGTGTAGTCGATACTTGTTTACTGGTTCTGCACGACTGGTCTAATTTTTTGTCTTTGACAAATGAAGAAATCGATGCCGAACGCGGTGTTATTACCGAAGAATGGCGTACAAGACAAGATGCAGGACAGCGCATTTACAATCAATTATCGCCTGCCTATTATAACAACTGTCTGTATGCGCAACGAGCGCCAATTGGTGACATGAACATTGTTAAGAATTTTGATTATCAGGTTTTAAAAGATTTTTACAAAGATTGGTACCGCCCAGATTTGCAGGCTATTGCTATTGTAGGTGATATTAATGCAGTTGAAATTGAAGAAAAAATTAAAAAGCTTTTTGCTGATATTCCAGCACCTCAAAATCCTAAAAAGCGTTTTGAAATCGCTATTCCCGAAAATGAAACGTCTGTTTTTAAGTTGGCTTTGGATAAAGAAATATCCAATTCAGGAATTACCTATATGATTCGCCATACAGCCGAAAAATCAGAAACGACGTATGCTGATTTAGAAAAATCTACTCAGCGAAGCATTGCATTTTCGATTCTAAATAATCGCTTGGACGAAATGGCGCAAAAACAAGAATGCCCGTTTAAATCTGCACAAATCGGTTATCAAAATTATTCGCGTCTCAATGATATTTTTTATGTCAGTATTTCGCCAAAACCTAATATGCAGGCTATTGCTTTTACAGCTGTGATGAACGAATGGATACGAGTTTCTAAATTTGGTTTTTCGAAAGGAGAAATTGAAAGAGCTGTAGCCGAAAATATTTCAGGCTATGAAAATTATCTTGAAAAACAAAATGAGATCTCGCATAAAAGCGTAATTGGTATGGTTAAAAATGATTATTTGAAACATGAAATCATTGGTGATCCAAAAGCTGAATTTGAAATGGTAAAAGTCATTCTGAGCAATTTAGATACTAAAATTCTTCAGGAGCAAATCAATCAGCTGTACACGGCAAAAAATCGAGTAGTAGCAGTAACAGGAGTTGAAAACGAAAATAATCTGAATCAGGAACTGGCTTTTGATATTATAAACAAAGCAGAGAATGACAGTACGTTACAGCCTTATGTAGATTCGTTTGTTGGTAAATCTCTTATGGGCGATGTAGTCTTAAAAGCTGGTAAAATTGTTTCGGAACAAAAAACAGCTTCAATTGATGCTACTACTTATGTATTAAGCAATGGTGTAAAAGTGCATTATAGATTTGCCGACAAAAATAAAAAAGATGTAAAATTAAAAGCAGAAAGTTTTGGCGGAATTTCTCTTTATGATCCAAAAGATATGCCTTCGGTAAGCCGTGCGACAAGCTTGGCTATGATGTCAGGTTTGGGGTCACTTTCAAACACCGATTTAGAAAAAGTACTGAAAGGGAAAATTGCAGGAGCTTCTGTCGAAATTGACAATTTTACTGAAACTGTTTCAGGTTCAGCCAATGTAAAAGATATTGAAACCATGATGCAATTAGTTCATTTGCGTTTTGCTAAACCAAGATTTGATGCAGATATGTTTGCTCTGTTGAAACAAAGAATGCAAAATTCCTTAAAGAATAAAGAAAAAGATATACGTTCTAGAATGGGAGATAGTTTGACACTTTCCATTTACGGAAAAAACAATCCAAAAATTCGCTTGATCGATCAGAAGTTTGTAGATGATTTGTCTTTTGATAAAATGAAATCGGTGTATTTTGATCGTTTTGCCGATGTTGCTAATTTTGAATTTTACATTGTAGGAGATGTAACTCCAGAGGTTCTGAAACCATTATTGGAAAAATATATTGCCAGTATTTCGGGCATCAAACGCAGTGAAAAATTCAAAGACAATACGGTTGACTGGGTTTCTAATAAAATCGATAAAGATGTTTTTATAAAAATGGAAACACCAAAGAGTTCTGTTAGAATTAAATTCCTTGAGGATTATACATATTCTCAAAAAAATAGAATTACAGCTTCCTTTTTAGGCGATATTCTAACTTTGAGATACACCGAAAGTCTGCGCGAAAAAGAGGGCGGAACCTATGGTGCTCAAGTGAGTGCGGGCTTAGGAAAACTGCCAAAACCGAATGCCTCGCTTTCGGTTTCATTTGATTGCGATGCGAATAAAGTAGAGCAATTATTGCCAATTGTATATCAGGAAATCGAAAAAATAAAAAAGGGAAATATTCTGAGTGAAGATTTAGAAAAAACCAGAACGAATTATATAAAAGCAAGAGCTGACAGTAAAGATTTTAATGCTTTCAGCATGGATTTAATCTATAATTATTTTCATAATGATTACAATATGGATGATCCAAAAAATTATCTGGACATTGTAAAATCAATGTCTGATAAAGACATTCAGGATTTTGCAAATTCCTTTTTGAAAAAAGCTAAATCTTATGAAGTGGTTTTTAAACCGTTGTTGTAA